One window of the Cydia splendana chromosome 18, ilCydSple1.2, whole genome shotgun sequence genome contains the following:
- the LOC134799711 gene encoding uncharacterized protein LOC134799711, protein MGKSETRVKKASKYCIAAGCFNNDKNSDCTFFAVPTGQSEEEVERCKKWLTLLGREDMLEKDNLKKSSYCVCCAHFDDSQIKMLKTLKRGAIPTLLLANDIQEGSTASTDVNAGSSSTQAICSQVKDAEMISVKTECVELNIEIIKTEPREALSAEEEEGLKEYTESAVPNEIIVKCEFESPEEAMEKSTQTPKGLKKRKRTDEPKKKCKSQKGDSKK, encoded by the exons ATGGGTAAATCGGAGACGAGGGTTAAAAAGGCAAGTAAATACTGCATCGCGGCTGGGTGTTTCAACAACGATAAGAATTCAGATTGTACGTTCTTCGCGGTACCGACGGGTCAGTCGGAGGAAGAGGTCGAGAG GTGCAAAAAATGGTTGACACTACTCGGCAGAGAGGACATGTTAGAAAAAgacaatttgaaaaaaagttccTACTGCGTTTGCTGCGCACATTTCGACGACTCGCAAATAAAAATGCTCAAAACCCTGAAAAGGGGCGCCATCCCGACATTGTTACTAGCTAATGATATACAAGAAGGTTCAACAGCATCCACAGACGTCAATGCGGGGTCATCTTCAACCCAAGCCATATGTTCACAGGTCAAAGATGCAGAAATGATATCAGTAAAAACAGAATGTGTCGAATTAAATATAGAAATAATAAAGACTGAACCACGAGAAGCATTGTCagctgaagaagaagaaggattgAAGGAGTATACAGAAAGTGCTGTTCCAAATGAAATCATTGTAAAGTGTGAATTTGAATCGCCTGAAGAGGCAATGGAAAAGTCGACACAGACTCcaaaaggtttaaaaaaaagaaaacgtaCGGATGAACCTAAGAAGAAATGCAAAAGCCAAAAAGGAGATAGCAAAAAATAA